The genomic region TAGAATAAGCGCCAAGAAGTAGGCTGTATCTATCATACCTTCCTACCCCCCTAAGATATATTAATAATTATATCAAATATTCTCTTTGTAAAATCAATTATAGTTTGAGACATAAAACTCCCTAAAATTAATCCTGTTAGTGCAACCCCTATTAATTTAGGTACAAAGGTTAAAGTCTGTTCTTGAATTTGGGTTGTAGCCTGAAAAATACTTATTATTAAACCAATTAAGATAGAAACTACCAAAATTGGTCCGACTACTTTTAAAGCTGTAAATAAGGAATCTTTAACAATACCAGTAACTAAATTTTGACTCATTTTTCTGCTTATCCTCCAAAACTTGAAATTAAAGATTTAACTAATAAATTCCATCCATCCACCATTACAAACAATAATAA from Clostridium isatidis harbors:
- the fliQ gene encoding flagellar biosynthesis protein FliQ — translated: MSQNLVTGIVKDSLFTALKVVGPILVVSILIGLIISIFQATTQIQEQTLTFVPKLIGVALTGLILGSFMSQTIIDFTKRIFDIIINIS